Within Merismopedia glauca CCAP 1448/3, the genomic segment GCAGAAGTCCAAGCCCAAACTGTAACCAACAGTAACTCCTCAAATTCTAACCCCAATCAGAACCAAACTCTAGATAATCAACAGCGCAACTCTGCTGCGGTGAATCAAACCGGAGTTTACAACATTGGTGAATCTGCTACTTACAAAATTCAAGGAGTAGCTGGAATCCAAGTAGTTTGTCCTAGACCATCTTTAATAGTAGGAACTTCTGCGAGTTCTTACAACGGAATTAGTTTATCTGATAACTCGTCTTACGCGGTGAATGCTGCTCTAATTATCCCTATCGGTGGAAGCATCGGACGGACTTGTAAGAACATGGCTGAAACCATCGCGAAAAAGACTCTATATGACGTAGAAATTATCAATGCTCGTGCTTGCGCTGAATTAAAAAGTGCTGGCATTCAACTCAACCCCGAAAGCTTTCCCACTATTTCTGTGGTTTGCAACGGAGTTTCTATAAACAGAACTAATACAAATGAACCTAACAAACCCATCAGGTTCCAGTCTCAACAATTACCCAAAAATGAGACTGAAGACAACTAACTCACAACAAGGATAGTATCATGAAAAAAGCTTTTGGTATAGCTATTCTCGCTAGCTTATTTGCCACCCCTGCATTTGCTGGTGAAACCTTTGTTGACAATACAGACCACTGGAGCAATAGTACCACGAATACTAATTTACATCTCGATTCTTACACTAATTCAATTCGAGATGAAAAATACAATTCTTGGGCTGATAAGGATTACAAGGAGGCTAAACGCACTGATGGCTCAACTTATAGTTTTAATGAGAATTATGATGGGAGTAGCTCATGCAAGTCGTATCAATGTGAATTTTCATCTGAATTTTCAATAGCAAGTACACAAGAAGCGTTCGACAAGTTTGGATATTCGCATAATACCGCAGGCGCTGACCTTAATGGGACCTATAAGGAAACTAATAACACTCGTGTTTACGGGACTATCGATACTGTAACTAATGCATATACCGATGGTCACACAACCAGCGCAGGCGTTCGCTAATCCTACTTTTACGTGAGCGTACTAAAAAAAGATTTCTAGGGTGCTGATTCCACCCTAGAAACTCTTCAAGTTCCTTTCACAGAATTAGCATCTCCCATCAAGATCGCTAATTCACAACAAGGAAAATCATGAAAAAAATTCTCATTTTAGCGATTTTGACTACTCTGTTTGCTGCCCCTGCTTTTGCGGGTGACCTTTTTGTGTTCGGTCAATGGACGCTTAAGCACGAGAGAACTGAAGAGGATACCGATATTGACTATACCACAACTTCAAACCGCAGAGAAGATTATAGTTCTTCGTCTAACAGCATCTACTTCAAAGGTAACACTGTTCATCGTGCCGGTTCTGAACTGATTGGTACTTTCCACGAAGAAAATAAGACTAGAGTATGGGGTAAGAGCAATACGATTACCAATTCATACGAAAGGACCCAAGAAAGCAGTGCAGGTATTCGTTAGTAGTCAGCCATTTTGTTATCGTGAAACCAAGATTGTAGGGTGGTTAATCCACCCTTTGTCTTATGAAATATTTAGTTTTGTTATCTATTTCTCTATTAGCATGGATTGTTTCTCTTTTTTCTCACAGAGTTTTGGTGATGAATCGAAAGCCTACTTTGTTAATGAATTCTATGTTTAATATCTTTCCTCAAAATCCCCAAGACAATCTCAGAATTGAGCCGAGAAATTCACAATCTGAAATCACGCAAGATATATATAACTCTATATCTACGGGAATGTCTTATGATGAAGTTCTTGCCATTATTGGTTGGGAGGGAATCTTGATTTATGAACGTGACATAGGTAGTGCTGGTGGACGAATTCGCGAAAAGATTTACCAGTGGAATGACCAAGATGTTTATTTTACCGACTACAGATCTCAAAAAGTAGGTCAGATTAATCCTTACTGGATTGTGACACTTCAATTCCAAAATGATATTTTGATTAATAAATCTGCCTTGAATTTACAACGTTAGGCGAAGCTTGCTGTAGGTATTGGGCAATGGGATGGGCTTCCTCACCGCCTTTTGGTGAAAATTTGGCTGCTTGGGCAATCTTGCCGATTGACTAACTAAACTTAGTTTACAGACTTAGTTTAGTACGGGCGCAAGGCGTTGCGCCCCTACGACTTTTATAGAGACGTAGCACTGAGCGAAGTCGAAGTGCTACGTTTCTACTATGATGTTAAAATATTTAGTAATTTTACCTAAAATTTAGTTAAATCCCGTATTATAGCTAACAACAATCATAAATAAATTTAAGTAGAATATTGATTAGATTTAGAAAATTAAATATCAACTGAGAAATTATGGATTCTTGGAGTTTCTGTTAGCTGTAACAGCAAAAGACATGGAAATGCCAAGCAATTGAGGCTGTGGAGGTTAAAAGTTTTTGAAAGCCATAACGGATATCTAACTTAGCCACTCAGGGTAAATTATGAATAATCCCCAAATCCATGACTTAAACCTATTTAAATCCAGTAAAATTAACGAAAGCGATCGCGAATTATTACCTCTGGATTTAGAAGATGCAGACATAGAAAACGTAGAATTACAATTAACTCCGGCAGCTATATGGGAAGACACTAAAGGCTATTCGGAAGATACAGTAGGAGCTTTTTTCAAGGAGATGGCGCGCTATCCCTTGCTTAAGCCCGACGAAGAAATTGAATTGGGTCATCAAATCAGATTTCTAGTCAAGTTAGAGGAAATACAATCAGAACTAAATGCTCAGCTAAATCGGGAACCAAGCAAAATAGAAGTAGCTGAGATTTTAGGGTTAACTGAGAGTAAATTAGAAAGGCAAATCTATAAAGCTCATCTAGCTAAACGGAAAATGATTCGTTCTAATCTCCGTTTGGTAGTGTCCATCGCAAAACGCTATATCAATCGAGGTGTTGCCTTTTTAGATTTAATTCAAGAAGGAGCAATTGGTTTAAATCGGGCTGTCGAAAAGTTTGAACCGGAAAGAGGCTATAAATTTTCGACTTATGCTTATTGGTGGATTCGTCAAGCCATCACCCGCACAATTGCTAACGATGCTCGTACCATCCGGTTACCAATTCATATTGTTGAAAAACTCAACAAACTAAAAAAGATTCAACGCATTCTCAAGCAGCAACTAGATCGCCAACCAACAGAATTAGAAATAGCTAATGCTCTGGAAATATCCCTAGAGAACTTACATTATCTCTTGCAATGGCGACGGCGATCGCTTTCATTAAACCATCGGGTTGGGAAAGAAGAAGAAACCGAACTGTTAGATCTTCTAGAAGATAGTGACAACCTTTCCCCAGAAGAAGAGATGAATGACTCAATGATGCGTCAAGAAATCTCGGAAGTTCTAGATGAAGTCTTAACCGCTAGGGAAAAAGATGTCATCTCTTTGCGTTACGGCTTAGCCAGTCAGGAACCTTGTACTCTAGAAGAAGTGGGAGGATTATTTAACCTGTCGCGAGAACGAGTCAGACAAATACAAACCAAAGCCATGCGTAAACTCAGACGCCCGCAAATTGCTAGGCGGTTGAAAAGTTGGCTCAGTTAACCATTTTCAACTTGAGAATTGATTTTATCCATCACCCAGGTAGTATAAGTCCCGATCGGACTCCAGAGCAGATATGGTAACAGTAACGCTGTTGCCCATCTAGACACTGACCAAACTAATACAGCCAGGATTAAGGCTAAAATAGCTCCCAATCCCCCTGTAATAGTTCCAGCTTTGAGATTTTGCGACCAGAAAGTAACTGGGGTATAAGCGATCGTCACCACTTCTAGCAGTAAATAAAAACCCATCAAAAACCAAGTATTGGAATTACCTGGATTAGCCTCCCAGACAATATAAGCAGACCACGCCCCGCAGATAAAAATAACCGTCCAAATCACGGGAATTAGAGATTCAAAAGTTAACCATTGCGGTCTTCGCAATCGCTTAAACCACTTTACATCTGCTGGTCTAATTATATTAGCCCCTAAAGCCACAACAAAGGCGATCGCCCCAATTACCATCCAAGAGGAAAACATGGTAAATCCTTTTACAGTAGTTTTCAATTGATTGAAGCACACTACTTACCACTGTCTACTCCCTCACAAGGCTAGACTTTTTAGAGAGGAAAGAGGGAATTAGGGGGAGTGCTTACTCAACTCTTGACTAAAACCTATGTAGGCGTTGCTGATTTTAAGTATGAATTGTTGATTGTTGATTGTTAATTGTTGATTGGTAATTAAATTTTCCTCTCCGTGTCCCCGTGTCCCCCAATCCCTAATCCCCAATCCCTAATCCCTAATCCCTAAAACACCAGGTTCTTTTTGCATGGGTAAAACCGCAGAAATATCGATTTGAGAGCAGTACTTCAAATCTTCGTGACAATTTAACCTGAGTAAACGTTGTCCGTGACTGGCGTGATGAAACAATTGTAATAAATTATTTTGCCACTGACGGTAAAGGCTAACTGCACTAATTACTTCATCGTTCCCTGCAAGTTCTTCTAAAGTGCAATTGAGCTTATCTAGTAATAGATCGACTATAGCACCAGCACAAACAGTATCTTCTAGTGAAAAACTTCCTTCCCAACCAGAACCCACCATCCATACAGTTTCAGGAGATTGGGAAACCAGATACTCGACAACCGCAGCACGGTTAATCATCGCCGCAGCTAGTACCATAGGCGCAGCTTCAATTCTTTGTAAAGCACGAGTACCGTTAGTTGTAGTAATAAATAAGCGTTTACCCTTAACTACTTCAGGGGTACAATCTAAAGGAGAGTTGCCTAGGTCGCACCCAGCTACCATCGCCCCGCCACGTTCTCCAGCGCGCAACCGTTTTTCTGCTGGCCAATCTTCACTGACTAGCATCAACTTATCTAGATCGCTAAAGACTTGGATGGCTTCTGCGCCAGCACCCAAAGCCGTTACCATAGTGGTTGTAGCCCGCAAAACATCGATTGCGATCGCACAATCGGGGACTGAACTTATGGGAGTGAGTTCGGGGGTATGATATACAAATAGCTTCACTTTTTGGCTTAACCTATTAATTTCCAGATAAATTCCGTTGTTCTAGAGAGTAGCATTCCATTGGCGATCGGAGTACAATCCGACAACTCATTCAAAAAATACTATGCAAGGAGAACGGCTACTAGTTAATATTTTATGCATTTTTGGAGCCGCAAACTTGAAAGATGCAGCAGAAAAACTTCGGGTAGGTATTGTTAATTAACTATGGTTAATTTCACAAGTAAGCTCCTCTAAAAATAAAAATTACATATTTGATTTCCCTTCTTCCCTCTTCCTTCTTCCTTCTTCCCAACTAATTATCTAGGTTGTAATTCGATCGCATTTTCCAAAATTCTGACATTGTATTTCCCAAAGAAGTCATGACCTAGAAGCCCAAGATTACCACCTTTGGCGATCGCAACTTCTACATTATTCACTACTGCGCCATTGACGGAAATAGAACGTACCACACTAGTCGCAAATTTTACCTGGCTACCATCAGCAATTTCTGCCGTAATTTGACCTGTAGGCTTAAGCTTTAATAAGTTTGCCATCTCCTGAGTAATCACGGTTCCGCTAGCACCGGTATCTAAAATCATCTCAAAAGTGTAGCGGTTGTTAAAAGTGACCTCAATTACTGGAGTTTTCGAGCTACGACGCTTGATAGGAATCCGAAACAAGTTAGCTTGAGGCGGTTTAGCACCGCAAATCGAGCCAAGATTAATACGTTGTCCAGATGCTGTAATCATATAACAGTTTTGTGCCTCTACCGATCCAGGATACAAGCTACTCGTTAAAGCTATGCCTAAACCTAATAAAACGAACTTTTGGCGATTTCGATGACTAATACCCATATCTGGCAGTAATTTTGATAACCCTTATTTTTTAGATTACCCATAACTAGCTAGTAAGTTAGGTTATCTTAGCTAAAAATAAAAGTTGGTTACCTGATTTTTGGCTACCCTAGATGCAGAACGTTATAATGCGATCGCCACTAGTTACCCATCCACTCTAAACTAACTTATCCCAATTCGTTTTTCAAAGGCAGCATATTTCGGGTGGGGTGGATAGCTATGTGTCCCTATCAACAACTAATATGTAAGATTTATTTAGGAAATTGGTATTATAGTTAGAGTTAACAAGCATTTTTCAGGAATAGTTTACTGGGTCTATGATTCACCTTTAATTTATGAAAAATACACTATTAAAAGCAACATTAATTAGTTTAATATCGGGAGTGGGAATCGATTCTTTAATCTCTCCGGTCACTGCTCAAAGCTATCGGCTACAATCTTCTGAATCTGCAATATTAATTGCACAATCAACTCCAGATACACCTCCTCAACCTCCATTAGTTACACCAAACAATTCTATTTCACCTTCATTACTAACACCCCAAATTGAAATCAGTAAAATTGAAATTGAAATGTTGAGTGAGGGTGATGAACCGAAACAAAAACTACGATTCAAAGTCCCTATTAATAGCAAAGAAACAGCTATTCTAGTCATGAAGATGGATAGCAATAATACTTTAGCGGGTAATCCAATTCCTCAAGTTAAATTACCAATTAATGTAGTGGAAATGGAGATGCAAGTTACTAAAGTGGATGCGAATGGAGATATGCACGTTAAATTCACATATCCCAATGTCCAAGTAGTTGTCACTGACGAGCAAGTATCTCCAGAAGTAGTCAGACTAATGCGGACTTTGATGCCCAAATTAAGCAGTGTTCAAGGTGAATTTGTAATTGATGAACGGGGACAAACTAAAGTTAGTAAATTCTCTTTACCTTCAGAAAACGATCCACTTTCTCAACAATTATCGAGTCAACTCACCAATTCTTTTAATCAATTATCTTCACCAATTCCCGAACTAGCAATTGGTAAAGGCGCAAAATGGCGCACGAATAATTACGTCAAAGTCAATGGAATTAGTATTAAGCAAATTGCCAATTACCACCTCACAGATATAAGAAACGGGGTAGCTACAATTGATATTAAAATTGAACAAAATGGAGAACCACAAGCTATCAATTTACCTGGTTTACCACCAGAATTAGTTGTAAAATTAAGATCTTTTAAAACTCAAGGTCAAGGTAGAATGAAACTATCTTTTGAGCGCTTATTGCCTTTGAGTTCTACAGCTTTACTTACTTCTAGTGGAGAAATGAGTGTGAAAATCCCTGGCAGTGATAAAGAATTAACTACCCAAATTGACACTTCTATGAATATGTCAATTCGTTCTCAACCAGCTACTATTAAATAGATTATTAATCGTTTTACTAAGTATCTATGGCAGTATATCAAGTAAAATTGCTCAACCAAAATATTGGTTTGGATCGGACAATTACTGTTCCAGAAGATCAATATATTCTGGATATAGCCGAAGAATTGGGGATACGCTTGCCCTCTGGTTGTAAGTTAGGAGAATGTTCTGCCTGTATTGCTAAGATTGTTCGCGGTACAGTCAATCAAAGCGAGCAAAAATTTCTCAAACCGACTGAAGTTGCAGCAGGATATACAGTAACTTGTGTGGCATATCCTACTTCTGATTGTGTTTTAGAAACTCATCAGGAACAGGTGCTTTATCAAGCTTCTTTATATTTTAAGGAATAAGAAAAAGGTAAGCTGCTAGTCATTTAAATCCATATTTTATTTTAAATATTTCCACACCCCATTCTAAATAAGCTGTTCACTATTTAAATTGCGATATGAGTCTGACACGGGGACGCGGAGATCGAGATTAACAAATTTAGATGCGTCTTAGCTTAGCCGATTAAATGTGTGACAGCTTATGAATAGATTGATTACCTAAATACTTGGGCAACGAGAGGTCTAACCCACATTCCGCAGGTAGCTCAAGAAAGGAGATAATATTTACGGCAAGGGGCACCGAAGAATTGAAGAATCCACAATCGCTCCGGCGTAAGATTGGTAACGTGCTTAACTGCCTCAACTGTCACCAAATCAATCGACATGAAACATTGAAACACCCACCGGAATGCGGGTTCTAGTAAACCATAAAAGCAAAAAAAAGCAGGGCGCAAGCCCTACTTTAAACCTCAAGGAAAGCAGCTAAATTGTGTCGAGCTACATTAATTAAAAACTAAATGTAGTTCTGATGGTGCCAATAATAGCATCATCGTTATTACTGTTTTGACCTGGGCTGCTTAGCCAGATCACACCAGGAGTAATAGAGATATTATCAGTCAATTGGTACTTATAAAACCCTTCAATGTGGTAGGCATTATCTCTACCACCAACAACATTTTGGGCGTTACCATTGGCGGTGAACCCTTTTAAGGTTGGTTCTACCCCTACGTAGATACCCAATAAGTTACCTTCTTTACCGAAGTCAGGTAAAGCTAGTCCAACCCCATAACTCCAAACTTCCCCTTCGTAGTCAACACCACCAACATCAGCATTAGCATCAGTGAAGCTGACAAAACCACTTAAAGATATCTTGTTCGAGGGGCTAAAATTAGCAGCAATACCGTAAGAATTAGTGTTAAAGTCAGTGACTCCCAGCACTCCTTGGTTAGCAAATGGGTTATTGGCTTGTCCAGTTCCGATTAGCTCATCAAATATTGCATCATCTCCAGCATGATTGCCACGGACATAGGTTAATCCTAGCCCAAAGCGATCGCTCAACTTTAACTCTAACTGAGCTAAAGCAGCATAATCTCCATTAAACAAACCCCCAGCGTTAGGATCGTTAGCAGTTCCGCTTAAGTAACCCAAACTAATACCTATTTTATTCAGATCGAAGTGAACACTAGCACCAGCACCACTACCAATCCGATAGATAGAACTTTCGCTAGCAAAAGTAGATAAAGCTCCATTACCAGCGTCAAAGTCCTGAAAATAGGGATTGAAGGTTTCAGCATAGTCACTGTGAACTGCACCTGCTGCCGCAATCTGAAATTTGGCATTACCTACAGGGAAGGTATAATATAGTACGCCTAGCACCAGATCATTGGCAGTGTCATAAGTATCGGGAACTTGCTTCCCTTCAAAAGTATTAGGAATAATGTTGTAATAGTTATTAATCGGGCTACTTATGTTACCGGCATCTAACTCGGCGTATAACAAGTCTTGCCCATTAAAGCTGGTATTAAGTCCTAAATAGAGACCATAGCCAAATATACCTGGCGTAGCTTTATTATCTAAACTATCAGCATAGGAAAAAATAGCTTGACCAGTCAGTTTAGTCGTAGTCGAAAACTGATGTTCTTCTAAGAAAGTAGTGCGTCCTTCTAAATTATCTACTCGACTGCCTAATGTAGCTAGTTCAGTGCGGAATTCTTC encodes:
- a CDS encoding RNA polymerase sigma factor, RpoD/SigA family codes for the protein MNNPQIHDLNLFKSSKINESDRELLPLDLEDADIENVELQLTPAAIWEDTKGYSEDTVGAFFKEMARYPLLKPDEEIELGHQIRFLVKLEEIQSELNAQLNREPSKIEVAEILGLTESKLERQIYKAHLAKRKMIRSNLRLVVSIAKRYINRGVAFLDLIQEGAIGLNRAVEKFEPERGYKFSTYAYWWIRQAITRTIANDARTIRLPIHIVEKLNKLKKIQRILKQQLDRQPTELEIANALEISLENLHYLLQWRRRSLSLNHRVGKEEETELLDLLEDSDNLSPEEEMNDSMMRQEISEVLDEVLTAREKDVISLRYGLASQEPCTLEEVGGLFNLSRERVRQIQTKAMRKLRRPQIARRLKSWLS
- a CDS encoding TspO/MBR family protein, whose translation is MFSSWMVIGAIAFVVALGANIIRPADVKWFKRLRRPQWLTFESLIPVIWTVIFICGAWSAYIVWEANPGNSNTWFLMGFYLLLEVVTIAYTPVTFWSQNLKAGTITGGLGAILALILAVLVWSVSRWATALLLPYLLWSPIGTYTTWVMDKINSQVENG
- a CDS encoding 2-phosphosulfolactate phosphatase family protein, which gives rise to MKLFVYHTPELTPISSVPDCAIAIDVLRATTTMVTALGAGAEAIQVFSDLDKLMLVSEDWPAEKRLRAGERGGAMVAGCDLGNSPLDCTPEVVKGKRLFITTTNGTRALQRIEAAPMVLAAAMINRAAVVEYLVSQSPETVWMVGSGWEGSFSLEDTVCAGAIVDLLLDKLNCTLEELAGNDEVISAVSLYRQWQNNLLQLFHHASHGQRLLRLNCHEDLKYCSQIDISAVLPMQKEPGVLGIRD
- a CDS encoding retropepsin-like aspartic protease family protein → MGISHRNRQKFVLLGLGIALTSSLYPGSVEAQNCYMITASGQRINLGSICGAKPPQANLFRIPIKRRSSKTPVIEVTFNNRYTFEMILDTGASGTVITQEMANLLKLKPTGQITAEIADGSQVKFATSVVRSISVNGAVVNNVEVAIAKGGNLGLLGHDFFGKYNVRILENAIELQPR
- a CDS encoding 2Fe-2S iron-sulfur cluster-binding protein, whose translation is MAVYQVKLLNQNIGLDRTITVPEDQYILDIAEELGIRLPSGCKLGECSACIAKIVRGTVNQSEQKFLKPTEVAAGYTVTCVAYPTSDCVLETHQEQVLYQASLYFKE
- a CDS encoding iron uptake porin, encoding MNNKSQLFWHSLIAYPAILAASILGVSGNVLAAETTDLQIEPSSQFQIAQTTPTGDVNTQKLEQIQRYNDEGNNSLPQVTNVSQFSDVQSTDWAYEALSRVVEKYGCLQGYPDGTYRGKRALSRYEFAAGLNACLRQIEALIEAKGQNYVLKEDFEALQRLVEEFRTELATLGSRVDNLEGRTTFLEEHQFSTTTKLTGQAIFSYADSLDNKATPGIFGYGLYLGLNTSFNGQDLLYAELDAGNISSPINNYYNIIPNTFEGKQVPDTYDTANDLVLGVLYYTFPVGNAKFQIAAAGAVHSDYAETFNPYFQDFDAGNGALSTFASESSIYRIGSGAGASVHFDLNKIGISLGYLSGTANDPNAGGLFNGDYAALAQLELKLSDRFGLGLTYVRGNHAGDDAIFDELIGTGQANNPFANQGVLGVTDFNTNSYGIAANFSPSNKISLSGFVSFTDANADVGGVDYEGEVWSYGVGLALPDFGKEGNLLGIYVGVEPTLKGFTANGNAQNVVGGRDNAYHIEGFYKYQLTDNISITPGVIWLSSPGQNSNNDDAIIGTIRTTFSF